A window of Solanum stenotomum isolate F172 chromosome 3, ASM1918654v1, whole genome shotgun sequence contains these coding sequences:
- the LOC125859963 gene encoding ABC transporter A family member 2-like: MEVQRGFPLLKQQYKALIKKNYLVSWRNKMATFLQLFASLFFIFLLFLIQRAIEARFSSSTSYKDVRDPEPLLSPPIPPCEDKNFITFPCYDFVWSGSQSPKIGQIVNGIMANNPGRSIPSSKVLSFRTRDEVDDWLFKNPMRCPGALHFVERNASVISYGIQTNSTPVANRGVFEDPTFTFQIPLQLAAEREIARSLIGDPNFSWVVSLKEFAHPALEVFSALRTIGPTFFLAVAMFGFVFQINALIIEKELKLRQAMTMMGLYDTAYWLSWFTWEGFITLLSSLLTVLFGMMFQFDFFLNNNFAVVFLLFFLFQLNMVGFAYMVSAFISKSSSTTTMGFFIFIIGFMTQLVTAFGFPYSADYSKSYRIIWSLFPPNLLAQGLQLLANATATPEDPGVSWSGRTKCAFNDTECVITMNEIYIWLVSTFFLWFVLAIYLDNTIPNISGVRKSAFYFLNPGYWTGKSGNKVKEGSVCSCTGSVPALDSIIPDDEDVLEEENIVKRQVTQGEVDSNVAVQLHGLVKIFPGTTKIGCCKCQRKSPFHAIKGLWVNLAKDQLFCLLGPNGAGKTTTINCLTGITPVTAGDALVYGESIRSSAGMSNIRSMIGVCPQFDILWDALSGQEHLYIFASIKGLPPGLIKEVVEKSLAEVKLTQAARMRAGSYSGGMKRRLSVAIALIGEPKLVILDEPTTGMDPVTRRHVWDIIEDAKKGRAIILTTHSMEEADILSDRIGIMAKGRLRCIGTSIRLKSRFGTGFIANVSFSGGTNGTPDREDTLRTSQPEAVKQFFKSRLDVVPTEENKSFLTFIIPHAKEKLLTDFFAELQDRDKEFGISDIQLGLTTLEEVFLNIARQAELEDVAEGSSATLTLNTGLSLQIPIGARFVKIPGTESAENPIGTMVEVYWDQDDSGRLCISGHSPDMPIPAHVQLRDPPTDTSSSGFLRKRKQIQGTVIDPAQITGAS, translated from the exons ATGGAAGTGCAGAGGGGATTCCCTTTGCTAAAACAGCAGTACAAAGCCTTAATAAAGAAGAATTATTTAGTCTCATGGCGGAACAAGATGGCCACATTTCTTCAGCTTTTCGCATCgctcttcttcatcttccttcTATTCCTAATCCAGAGAGCTATCGAAGCTCGATTCTCTTCTTCCACATCCTATAAGGATGTGCGGGACCCAGAACCTCTGCTGtcgccgccaattccgccttgtGAGGACAAAAACTTCATCACTTTCCCCTGCTATGATTTTGTTTGGAGTGGCTCTCAGAGTCCGAAAATTGGTCAGATTGTGAACGGAATTATGGCGAATAATCCTGGCAGGTCGATTCCTTCATCCAag GTTTTGTCATTTAGAACACGAGATGAAGTGGATGACTGGCTTTTCAAGAACCCTATGCGTTGTCCTGGAGCGCTACATTTTGTTGAAAGGAATGCTAGCGTAATCAGTTATGGTATACAGACAAACTCCACTCCAGTTGCCAATCGAGGAGTCTTTGAAGATCCAACTTTTACATTCCAAATCCCACTTCAACTGGCAGCAGAACGTGAAATTGCGAGATCTCTGATTGGAG ATCCAAATTTCAGTTGGGTTGTCAGTCTCAAAGAATTTGCACATCCGGCTCTTGAGGTTTTCTCTGCCTTGCGTACCATTGGACCTACCTTTTTCTTGGCTGTTGCTATGTTTGGATTTGTCTTCCAAATCAATGCTTTGATCATTGAAAAGGAACTCAAACTTCGGCAG GCAATGACTATGATGGGTCTCTATGATACTGCTTACTGGTTATCATGGTTCACATGGGAGGGATTCATCACacttctctcttctcttctcacAGTTCTCTTCGGGATGAtgtttcaatttgattttttcttgaACAACAACTTTGCGGTcgtgtttcttctttttttcctcttccAACTTAATATG GTTGGTTTTGCATATATGGTGTCTGCTTTTATTAGCAAGTCATCTTCAACAACAACTATGGGCTTCTTCATCTTTATTATCGGTTTCATGACTCAG CTTGTAACAGCATTTGGATTTCCCTATAGCGCGGACTACTCCAAGAGCTATAGGATCATCTGGTCATTGTTCCCACCAAATCTTCTTGCTCAAGGTCTTCAGTTACTTGCTAATGCAACTGCCACTCCTGAAGATCCTGGTGTTAGCTGGAGTGGGAGGACAAAATGTGCTTTTAATGATACAGAGTGTGTAATAACTATG AACGAGATTTACATATGGCTCGTGTCAAcattctttctgtggtttgtTCTGGCTATTTACTTGGATAACACAATCCCGAATATTTCTGGTGTGAGAAAGTCAGCATTCTATTTCTTGAATCCTGGTTACTGGACAGGCAAAAGTGGAAATAAGGTGAAAG AGGGTAGTGTTTGTAGCTGCACAGGTTCAGTGCCAGCCTTGGATAGTATTATACCAGATGACGAAgatgttcttgaagaagaaaacatTGTTAAACGGCAAGTTACGCAAGGTGAAGTTGATTCTAATGTTGCAGTTCAACTACATGGTCTTGTAAAGATATTTCCTGGAACAACAAAGATAGGCTGTTGTAAATGCCAAAGGAAATCTCCATTTCATGCCATCAAG GGCTTATGGGTGAATCTTGCAAAGGATCAGCTATTTTGTCTTCTTGGGCCCAATGGAGCTGGAAAAACTACTACTATTAATTGTTTGACTGGGATTACACCTGTTACTGCAGGAGATG CACTAGTATATGGTGAGTCCATAAGAAGTTCTGCAGGCATGTCAAACATTCGATCGATGATAGGGGTTTGTCCCCAG TTTGATATTCTTTGGGATGCATTGTCCGGTCAAGAACACCTGTATATTTTTGCCAGCATTAAAGGTCTACCCCCTGGTTTAATAAAAGAG GTAGTAGAAAAGTCATTAGCCGAGGTAAAACTCACACAAGCAGCCAGAATGAGAGCTGGTAGTTACAGTGGAGGAATGAAAAGACGTCTTAGTGTTGCTATTGCTCTTATTGGTGAACCAAAATTGGTCATTTTGGATGAACCG ACTACTGGTATGGATCCAGTAACTAGAAGACATGTCTGGGACATAATTGAGGATGCAAAAAAAGGGCGTGCCATTATCCTGACCACACATTCAATGGAAGAAGCTGACATCTTAAGTGACCGCATTGGTATCATGGCAAAGGGTAGACTTCGTTGCATCGGAACTTCAATAAGATTGAAATCAAGGTTTGGAACTGGTTTCATTGCTAATGTAAGCTTTTCTGGTGGGACAAATGGAACTCCTGATAGAGAAGATACTCTGCGTACATCTCAACCTGAAGCTGTGAAACAGTTCTTTAAAAGT CGTCTGGACGTGGTGCCTACAGAGGAAAACAAGTCCTTCTTAACCTTTATTATTCCCCATGCCAAGGAGAAGCTGTTGACG GACTTCTTTGCTGAGCTACAAGATAGAGACAAGGAATTTGGCATATCAGATATCCAGCTCGGGCTTACCACTCTTGAAGAAGTTTTTCTGAACATTGCTAGACAGGCAGAATTGGAAGATGTGGCTGAAGGAAGCTCTGCAACTCTTACTTTGAATACAGGACTCTCACTTCAA ATACCTATAGGAGCAAGATTTGTGAAAATTCCAGGAACAGAATCTGCTGAGAATCCAATTGGAACTATGGTAGAAGTGTATTGGGATCAAGATGATTCTGGTAGGCTCTGCATTTCTGGTCACTCACCAGATATGCCAATACCAGCTCATGTTCAACTAAGAGATCCTCCAACAGACACTTCTAGTAGTGGCTTTTTGCGAAAACGGAAACAAATTCAAGGAACTGTGATTGATCCTGCACAGATCACGGGTGCAAGTTAG